Proteins co-encoded in one Caldisalinibacter kiritimatiensis genomic window:
- a CDS encoding sugar ABC transporter permease, with translation MTVKMDNERKIEPVGKKDKNFSVFNFVQKSIVYIFLIFITIIVLAPVIWIIGASLNPGTSLFSSSLFPKEPTFKHYVELFTETDYPKWYLNTLKIATANMCLSVVLTTLTAYVFSRFRFKGRKLTLMTILILQMFPAFISMTATFVLLYRLHLLNTHLGLILVYAAGQIPYNTWLCKGYFEGIPKSLDEAARIDGASNLTIFTKIILPLAKPIITFVALTNFMGPWFDFIFPQLILKSSEKRTLAVGLFQWVQQQQNTYFTRFAAGAILVAIPITALFLYLQKHIVHGLSSGATKG, from the coding sequence ATGACTGTTAAAATGGATAATGAAAGAAAAATTGAACCTGTAGGAAAAAAAGATAAAAATTTTAGTGTATTTAATTTTGTACAGAAATCTATAGTGTATATTTTCTTAATATTTATAACGATAATTGTATTGGCTCCTGTTATATGGATAATTGGGGCATCACTTAACCCAGGTACTAGTTTATTCAGTTCTTCACTATTTCCTAAAGAACCAACTTTTAAGCATTATGTAGAATTATTTACTGAGACTGACTATCCAAAATGGTATTTAAATACCCTTAAGATTGCAACAGCGAATATGTGTCTTTCTGTTGTGCTTACAACTCTTACAGCATATGTATTTTCAAGATTTAGATTCAAGGGTAGAAAACTAACTTTGATGACAATACTTATATTACAGATGTTCCCAGCTTTTATATCAATGACAGCAACTTTCGTATTATTATATAGACTTCATCTTTTGAATACACATTTAGGTTTAATTCTAGTTTATGCAGCAGGTCAGATACCATACAATACTTGGTTATGTAAGGGATATTTCGAAGGGATACCTAAGAGTTTAGATGAAGCAGCTAGGATTGATGGAGCTTCGAACTTAACTATATTTACTAAAATAATACTTCCATTAGCTAAACCTATAATTACTTTTGTAGCTTTAACAAACTTTATGGGGCCTTGGTTTGACTTTATATTCCCTCAGCTTATATTAAAGTCTTCTGAAAAAAGGACTTTAGCTGTTGGTTTGTTCCAATGGGTACAACAGCAACAAAATACATATTTTACTAGATTTGCTGCTGGGGCTATATTAGTTGCTATACCTATCACAGCATTGTTCTTATATCTACAAAAGCATATAGTTCATGGGTTATCTTCAGGTGCTACCAAGGGGTAA
- a CDS encoding LacI family DNA-binding transcriptional regulator — MPVTIRDVAKVANVSPSTVSRVIADNPKISEETKKKVYNAMKKLNYHPNAIARSLANKSTKTLGIILPNTSEDLFMNPFFIQAMRGISVYGQKKGYYIMYSYSNNEEEEVDFISKYINSKWVDGIILLTARQNDRCISYLKEVNHPFVVIGRPENTEEILWVDNDNFKAMYDVVTHLIEKGHRNIAFIGGPHSLNVTKDRFEGYKMALQARGINIDEHMISETDFSEDRGYDAMKKILEQKIPDAVVTTDDLIAFGALKAIKEMDEKKIAVVGFNNTLLAAYQSPTLTSVDIKTERLGYRAAQLLIDKIENKETKVNHYIVETELIERESTQ; from the coding sequence ATGCCAGTAACAATCAGAGATGTTGCAAAGGTAGCCAATGTTTCACCTTCAACGGTATCTAGAGTTATAGCTGATAACCCTAAAATAAGTGAAGAGACAAAGAAAAAAGTATATAACGCTATGAAAAAACTTAATTATCATCCTAATGCTATAGCTAGAAGCCTTGCTAATAAATCTACTAAGACTTTAGGGATAATTTTACCTAATACTTCAGAAGATTTATTTATGAATCCTTTCTTTATACAAGCTATGAGAGGTATAAGTGTTTACGGACAAAAAAAGGGTTATTACATAATGTATAGCTATAGTAATAATGAAGAAGAAGAGGTAGATTTTATTAGTAAGTATATAAACAGCAAATGGGTAGACGGTATTATTTTATTAACAGCTAGACAAAATGACAGATGTATATCTTATCTTAAGGAAGTTAATCATCCTTTTGTTGTAATAGGACGTCCAGAAAATACTGAAGAAATATTGTGGGTAGATAATGATAACTTTAAAGCTATGTATGACGTAGTCACCCATTTAATAGAAAAGGGTCATAGAAATATTGCATTCATAGGAGGACCACATAGCTTAAACGTTACAAAGGATAGATTTGAAGGTTATAAAATGGCTTTACAAGCTAGAGGGATTAATATAGATGAACATATGATAAGTGAAACAGATTTTTCGGAGGATAGAGGCTATGATGCCATGAAAAAAATATTAGAACAAAAGATACCCGATGCTGTAGTAACTACAGATGATTTGATTGCTTTTGGTGCTTTAAAGGCAATAAAGGAAATGGATGAGAAAAAAATAGCAGTTGTAGGATTTAATAATACTCTTTTAGCAGCATATCAATCTCCTACTCTAACATCTGTTGACATTAAAACAGAAAGACTTGGATATCGTGCGGCACAACTGCTTATAGATAAAATAGAAAACAAAGAGACGAAAGTAAATCATTATATCGTAGAAACAGAATTAATCGAAAGAGAATCAACGCAATAA